ataaGCATTgcacaaatataattctaagaTAATGTTAGTATTTACGTGAATCATTCACTTTTGCGTCGTAACTTGACACAATTGGCTTTGCATGATACTGCGTGTTCTAGCGATCGAGAATGTAGATACTATAAGAAAGTCctccagagagagagagagagagagagagttttgcttaattcaaatttcattttcGGCCAACATTTTCCTGGAACGTGTCTCTTTCGTGGTTTAGAATTTCTGTTATCTCGCAACGTTATCATTTTCCGATCGCCAGAAGTCAGCagagtttataaatatctaacgTTCTCTCGAAATTCACTGTTGTGCGCCCAACGTTGCTACCAATTTAGTAGAGCAACTCTGTTGTCGCGGCGAACCGCTTCCGCAAAGCCCGATGCTGTAATCAACGACGTAGAGATCGATTATCGCGAGCCTGCTGCGACTATGTAGCGTCTATCGAGTTGAGTCTAGTTACGCGAAagcgcgaaaaaaaaagagaaagagagagagagagagagagagagagagagagagagagagagagagagagagagagagagagagagcaaaacAAAAGAGGCGACAGAGCGACGATCGATCGTTAATAGCGATGGGTATGAAGCAGGGTGTGGCACTGGAAAACAGCACAAGTACTTCGCAACAGGATCTTCAGAGCTATCCGCAGCAACCGGCGCCGACGGCGACGTCTCACAGCCCGACTGCCGGCCACTACATTTATCAACAATCGCACAGTCCTGTGCCGCCGCAAAGTCCAGTTAGTATCgatcgttttaaaaatttctagcttccttttgtgtgtgtgtgtgtgtgtgtgtgtgtgtgtttgcaAATAATACTCGGCTTTGTACTACAAAGTATTTAGACACACGTGtctaaataatgtatattgcaTTCACACacatgtgatttttttttttatacatctagatatatatataacttgacATCTAGCAAATGTTATGTTGgtcaaataatttgaatttttattattttttgaaaaaagattttgattaacaaaatataaaaaaaatgttacaatgcATTATTAgtcttaatattattgtatgatGAAATTGTACAAGTAACTGGTGCTAATAACCATTTATCATTTCTTGTTGATGCCAAACATTCAGAAAACGTCACAGTCGCAACAACAGCAGCATCAACAATCACAACAGCTCAATTCATTGGGATCGTACAGATCCACGCAGTCGGTGAACAGGCCCTCACCGCAATCGTCACCTAGTCTAACAGTTCAAGTGAGAAATCATCTCGTACATGTAAACTTTATATCTATTGAtagattacattaatatttaaataaatgcaagagatttaatttaattaatctcacGAGAtaagctttattatataatgtgtaataatgATTCTTGGTGACAAATCTAAGAGCAACGTGCATTTCTTGTTTCAGGGAAGTCCTTTAAGTTACAGCAATAATCCATCGGCGCCGCCTAGTCCTACAGGACATCCGGGTCCGCCCAACTTGACGTCCGACGCTATCGATCAGAATACTTATTTCATCAATCAGGCGCAAGCAGCGGCCCTTCAACAGGATTTCGAACAATTCACAATGGTATGTgagcgatttatttatttaaacatgacTAAAGAGGAGCTTATGTATTTGAGTTCGCGAAAGGTGTCACGTGGACGAACATCTCCGAAAgtaacttttacatttttatatagaaattgttGTGACAGCTTCAATCTTTTGAAgcttaataaaatctaaattgaCTCGCTTGACAGTCTTATTCAGAAAAGAAAACaagttctttctcttttaagcTCTCGGAAATATTCGATCGACACGTCAGCCAGTGGTCCAGTTGTATATTCGACATTCTTATCTTTTGtcattgaaattttatcgTAGATAAAAAAGGTTCAATGGATCGGCAAATAATACAGTCGAAAAGTGTAAAAATCAATTGAAAATTTGGAAATTTaggaaattaattacatacttttttaaacttgAATATGATTTCTAATAATCTTACACTACATTttcgattataaatataaatataaaagtatattttttttatttaataaaatgattaaaaatagtttgagTTATTGCAGAGCTAATACCTATAAAGTGCccaaataaactttattttttcaatagagagaatattgtatttttaaatacatatttttatagccACTATCGAGAAATTCGATAATACAAGGTCGTCcaagaataaaaaagcgtgtcatcaattttaatttttaatttcctcgAAAAGcctcgcgaaaaaaaaatttacatttatatttatttttaaaagagaaatttccATCCTCTTTTCGATTGTACTATATTTCCCGATTCTCGTACAATTCTCGTTTTCTCTGGGCAGCCTGTCTTCGTAAACGATCGTTCCGAGATTTTTGACGCGCATAGTCTACGAGAACTCGCTAGACTTTGTCTCAATCCGCCTATCTTACACACACGCGGTTGGAATGTAAGACGCACGTGCTGCACGTTTTACACGGTAGTCCAGCGCGCGTAATTGCATTCAGGCTTCCacaaagagagggagagagagagagcgttcTGCATGCTATAACGCCTGTAATACGTATACACGAGCGCACGAGCGTAACGTCAGAAATACTCGCGCGTTTCATTTCAATATTGCTGATAAAGGCAATCGATACTTTCTAATCGTGAGACCGTcgtaatgaatttttttttttttttcattccgaTTGCTCGTGCAACGAGATACGGGgacactaaaaatatatataattctctctGATTTTCCCTCTGATTCTATCGCGGCAatcttgattatataaaaactacgTACAAACCatcaattatgaataattgaaaGATACTCGATCTTAATTGGCgctcaatctttttttatgcatGTCGAAGGGACTGGTAAGTATCTGTCGTTAAGGCGTTTTTATTTAACGTATAACAAAgttgagaaaaaagaaagaatccaaATACAAATCAACAATATTAATcgaaattttgatgaaattacAAAATGATTCTGTTCCAATcggctttatattataataattttaaatttaatactctttatataaatttgtcattTACATTTCAATTAATGCATtagtaatgtaataaatatttttcttggaatACAGTTTTTCGAATCACCGTTTACAAGCTGATCAGTTTCGCGAATTTCAACATTATTCTTCTTCAGGCAAGATTTGACCTTCAAAGCTATAATTAATGCTAAGCGATGAATTATTCCAAGCGAATGATTCGTATGAATTATTCTGACTCGGAGTCACTTGATATTCTACTCAGTTACACCGTCAAACGTTCCATTCTTTAAAGCGTCAAATTatgattcttattttttttttttttttaattaacgaaagagagagagagagagagatacatctaatataaaattaattataaatcataattagtTAGGACCTTGGACGGAAAGTATTGCATCTGACAATAAGAATAGGTCTTTAtcgaaaatagtttttattatataaaaaaaaagaagacggCTAATTAcgtttgattatatattaaggcCTCTAGACTTATGTCTTAAGTCTTGCTGTTTATCTGTTGCCTGCATTCATAATTCAGGAGTGGCCGAAATTCGCGCAACAGCTGATGGAACTCGGTTGCACCTGGACCACGCAGATAGAGGTGAAATATCGCCATtagttgaaacattttttatttgtgcaaTTTCGGTACTAAAGAATAACGCTCGGCATTATCGAACCTCGGccttattctttatataaggcttgttaaaaaacaaaattctccaagtcataaaattaataattagtaataattacatttgtgtaaaaaatcgAGCATAGAATCACCgtctcttttaatattaacaatttatttattaaatctcaggagagagaacgagaggcATGTATGATTAATATACTGTTTTATACACGctacttaattaataaaaaagaaaaaattctcaaGAACCGTGTTTCTTTCACGGCGCTTTCATATAACGGTGTTGAATATGCACGCGTCAAATATATTCTCATGCGTGAAACTCGCTCTGCACGGAAGAGAAATATCAGATTCAGGATGGAATATATATTCGCAGATTAAGTGAAAATATTACTCTTGCAATGAAATATCATACtcaatgtgtatgtacgtatatatgctgatgtttaaaacattttaccgCATCGAAAGAACGTTTTAAACGAGCGATTTGAAAACGCGGACGGGAAAAATGCTGTGTTATAATCGCGCGAAAATCTGATGAAAAATGTTCATTAGAAGAATGTAGGCTAATAATAATCGCGATATTTCCCGCAAATTCGGAAACGCGTTTTTACAcgtgcacatatacatacagcGAAATATGCGTGTACGTCGTGAACGTGCTACGCTTCAGAAGGACCAGATTCACGGATGCGAAGCCTTAACGCGATACCCTCTTTTTACTCCCTCACGCAGTTACACGCACAAGTGGCTGTTACCATGGCGTTTGATATTGGCGTCAAGCTCGTCGGCTTAATAGAAGAATGAAAAGCACGCCGATATTTTgcgacatatataaataaaaaaatcatcaattcGTAAGCCGAACAGCCTTATCGGCTCAGACTACCTATTATCCgggattattatttaatatcgttTATAGTATTATCGCAGCAGAGttctataaaactttttcttctCCTCGGGAAAAGAATTTCGGTATAAATGTTAGACAAATAAATTCTGTCAGGTGAAAATGTGAAAGAACGGAGATATAATACGTGTGTAAGAAGAAACAATAATAAGCTCTTTTACCGGATGCCGGTTAAACGAAAAGGGATTTCATTTGACAAAGGCTATTGAGCGAAACGAAGTATCCGGAAATCGAACCGTAACTAATAGATTCCAAAGTCGAGGAGAAGATAACGGCGATCTTCCGGAGACTTGAAGCGAACACGCGTACCGAGTGTTTACCGGTTTCGATCGTACTTGTATTTCTCCCTTCATACAGCTCTTCCGTTATTTTCCCTGCAACGTGCGCGATACCGTTCTATAAAAAGCATTTATAAGGGACGGGGGTCGCGTTACACGCGAGATGAATCTACGCGTTAAAGAACGAATCAGATTAGACTGTAACAGCTGTAATTGCCGCGAGAtttgttttcattatatacGAGGTCTCTCatccattttttcttttttcttctctactTCAGATGGACACGCCGGTGCAGGCGAACACGATCGGGACGTATATCGGATCACCGAATCATACTACGAATTACACACAGGTGAGAAGAATCATCAAGGTATGTCTCGTAAATCGCTGCTATAATGTTGTTGTCTCGGAAAAGGAAGCAAAAAACGCACGTattcctttcttctttttaagcGCGTctgtacattttaaatattttttaaattcctcaCGTTGTTTGTTTCTCAGAACGACGTGATTAATGTCGCTGGCGAATTAGGCAGCGGGGACGCCGGCTACTTCAGCACGAGTCCGCAAATGGCGTATCAACCTGCAACGACGACGACCAACGCTACCCACCAGCTCACACCGCAAACTCCAAACACACCTACGATCATTCTCACAGGTATATTCCTCGCGGTAGACGtgcgatgaattttttaattacgcctCCCTGTGACAAGACGTGAAATATCTCGCTCGTTTTATCCATTGTTATTCTCGGAAAAAGTCGTCGCGTTTTTTTACGACAATATTTCAAAGGCACTTTTTATccataaagaatatttaatgtaattttatctataaagaatatttatgtataacatCGCTTATGTTttcatcgaaaaaaaaaaaaaaaaaaattaagaaaataacgttttatttcaattcggtaaataatttcaaacgtGTGTATTTTCGATGATAAAATGATGCTGAAATCTCGATAAATACTGTGTTGCAGACTTTTCCGGTGCGGACGATCTCACAAATCCGGAATTCGTGAAGGACCTAGGTACGGCGATGATGGGCGATTTTGACCCGGAAATGTTCCCGTCCGACGACGCTCTTAGACAGGGCCTCGATCCAATCGACGTGGACGGTCTACAAATGCTCGCCGACCCTACGATGGTCATATCGGATTCCAGCGCCGAAGCCCACTTTAGGTTAGATCGACTTTAAGGGAAGAGATTCTACTCATTTACCaattacacatacacacacacacacacacacacacacacacacacacacacacacacacacacacacacacacacacacacatacacacacccACAGACACATCCGTATCGACTAttgtatagaataaaataaattctgtcCTGGTGTCGCGATTAATTCTTAAGACACTTTGACATATTGGGATA
This sequence is a window from Anoplolepis gracilipes chromosome 10, ASM4749672v1, whole genome shotgun sequence. Protein-coding genes within it:
- the Crtc gene encoding CREB-regulated transcription coactivator 1 isoform X4, with the translated sequence MANPRKFSEKIALLNQKEAQDSAAFEAIMKEVSDVTSRVASASSSVGASPTGSGVPETPLSVKSAGASPPQSSGKHLHINLGNQFRAGGSLPNVNNNVNCGNDAKEHSSPHPGAIHSIDLKTALSNLEEMQHNSMVYRSDNRSRSMGVGPMRSRPMEKRHDTSPYSGVPYLSPPPPDTWRRTNSDSALHQSANEACQSTSAIPHRRDQHVMTGSGSDNRDPHHGFIERPRSSCEMPRVPGINIYPSSQPPGQQIPIGNNTGSLPDLSNVHFPSPLHTPLDQEDHSSSTPFSNQGVALENSTSTSQQDLQSYPQQPAPTATSHSPTAGHYIYQQSHSPVPPQSPKTSQSQQQQHQQSQQLNSLGSYRSTQSVNRPSPQSSPSLTVQGSPLSYSNNPSAPPSPTGHPGPPNLTSDAIDQNTYFINQAQAAALQQDFEQFTMMDTPVQANTIGTYIGSPNHTTNYTQNDVINVAGELGSGDAGYFSTSPQMAYQPATTTTNATHQLTPQTPNTPTIILTDFSGADDLTNPEFVKDLGTAMMGDFDPEMFPSDDALRQGLDPIDVDGLQMLADPTMVISDSSAEAHFRLDRL
- the Crtc gene encoding CREB-regulated transcription coactivator 1 isoform X6, which translates into the protein MANPRKFSEKIALLNQKEAQDSAAFEAIMKEVSDVTSRTALSNLEEMQHNSMVYRSDNRSRSMGVGPMRSRPMEKRHDTSPYSGVPYLSPPPPDTWRRTNSDSALHQSANEACQSTSAIPHRRDQHVMTGSGSDNRDPHHGFIERPRSSCEMPRVPGINIYPSSQPPGQQIPIGNNTGSLPDLSNVHFPSPLHTPLDQEDHSSSTPFSNSPQTSSPTNLSPTSLAQAGRLSFSQDPSSVQQGVALENSTSTSQQDLQSYPQQPAPTATSHSPTAGHYIYQQSHSPVPPQSPKTSQSQQQQHQQSQQLNSLGSYRSTQSVNRPSPQSSPSLTVQGSPLSYSNNPSAPPSPTGHPGPPNLTSDAIDQNTYFINQAQAAALQQDFEQFTMMDTPVQANTIGTYIGSPNHTTNYTQNDVINVAGELGSGDAGYFSTSPQMAYQPATTTTNATHQLTPQTPNTPTIILTDFSGADDLTNPEFVKDLGTAMMGDFDPEMFPSDDALRQGLDPIDVDGLQMLADPTMVISDSSAEAHFRLDRL
- the Crtc gene encoding CREB-regulated transcription coactivator 1 isoform X5; this translates as MANPRKFSEKIALLNQKEAQDSAAFEAIMKEVSDVTSRVASASSSVGASPTGSGVPETPLSVKSAGASPPQSSGKHLHINLGNQFRAGGSLPNVNNNVNCGNDAKEHSSPHPGAIHSIDLKTALSNLEEMQHNSMVYRSDNRSRSMGVGPMRSRPMEKRHDTSPYSGVPYLSPPPPDTWRRTNSDSALHQSANEACQSTSAIPHRRDQHVMTGSGSDNRDPHHGFIERPRSSCEMPRVPGINIYPSSQPPGQQIPIGNNTGSLPDLSNVHFPSPLHTPLDQEDHSSSTPFSNGVALENSTSTSQQDLQSYPQQPAPTATSHSPTAGHYIYQQSHSPVPPQSPKTSQSQQQQHQQSQQLNSLGSYRSTQSVNRPSPQSSPSLTVQGSPLSYSNNPSAPPSPTGHPGPPNLTSDAIDQNTYFINQAQAAALQQDFEQFTMMDTPVQANTIGTYIGSPNHTTNYTQNDVINVAGELGSGDAGYFSTSPQMAYQPATTTTNATHQLTPQTPNTPTIILTDFSGADDLTNPEFVKDLGTAMMGDFDPEMFPSDDALRQGLDPIDVDGLQMLADPTMVISDSSAEAHFRLDRL